From a region of the Drosophila virilis strain 15010-1051.87 chromosome 3, Dvir_AGI_RSII-ME, whole genome shotgun sequence genome:
- the CAH2 gene encoding carbonic anhydrase 2 isoform X1, which translates to MWNLQFGVALLLTCVAVVFAQDFGYGGQHGPEHWGDDYQRCSGKFQSPINIDVLNVTKKKFPYPDYFNFDAKPKSVKLTNNGHTVLVTMDFEPGKEPRIRGGPLERKTDYQFEQFHFHWGENDTVGSEDLINNQSYPAELHVVMRSLDYKDFQSALDKDHGIAVLAFFFKITAADNPNYGEFAELLDKISHKGQSAELAQPLPLNKFLEYDLVTYFTYTGSLTTPPCAEKVVWIDFYQPIDISEYQLNHFRLLTANDDHLKNNFRPTQPLNNRVVYFNDPGIPDIAKRDWGSIPFVDAENAAGRIACGWFAALLGLSLLVCAAQGHRFSGL; encoded by the exons ATGTGGAACCTACAGTTCGGTGTGGCATTGCTTTTGACTTGTG TTGCCGTTGTCTTCGCTCAGGACTTTGGCTATGGCGGGCAGCATGGACCGGAGCATTGGGGTGACGATTATCAGCGCTGCAGCGGCAAGTTCCAGAGTCCGATTAACATCGATGTGCTGAATGTGACAAAGAAAAAGTTTCCCTATCCTGACTATTTCAATTTCGATGCTAAGCCCAAAAGCGTTAAGTTGACCAACAATGGACACACTGTGCTGGTCACCATGGACTTTGAGCCgggcaaggagccgcgaatcCGGGGTGGACCGCTGGAACGCAAAACCGACTACCAATTCGAACAGTTTCACTTTCATTGGGGCGAGAACGACACCGTTGGCAGCGAGGATCTGATAAACAACCAATCCTATCCCGCTGAGCTGCATGTGGTTATGCGCAGTCTGGATTACAAGGACTTTCAGAGTGCCCTGGATAAGGATCATGGCATTGCCGTGTTGGCATTCTTCTTCAAG ATTACAGCAGCGGATAATCCCAACTATGGCGAATTTGCGGAGCTGCTGGACAAGATAAGCCACAAGGGCCAATCCGCTGAATTGGCGCAACCTTTGCCGCTGAACAAGTTTTTGGAATATGATCTTGTTACCTATTTCACCTACACAGGCTCGTTGACAACACCGCCATGCGCCGAGAAGGTGGTCTGGATAGATTTCTATCAGCCCATCGACATATCAGAGTATCAG CTGAATCACTTTCGGCTATTGACGGCCAACGATGACCATCTGAAGAACAACTTTCGTCCGACCCAACCGCTCAACAATCGGGTCGTTTACTTTAACGATCCCGGCATACCCGACATTGCCAAACGGGATTGGGGCTCCATTCCGTTCGTGGACGCCGAAAATGCAGCCGGTCGCATCGCGTGTGGCTGGTTCGCCGCCCTGCTAGGCCTCAGCCTGCTGGTGTGCGCAGCTCAAGGACATCGTTTTAGTGGCCTTTAA
- the CAH2 gene encoding carbonic anhydrase 2 isoform X2, whose protein sequence is MNVAVVFAQDFGYGGQHGPEHWGDDYQRCSGKFQSPINIDVLNVTKKKFPYPDYFNFDAKPKSVKLTNNGHTVLVTMDFEPGKEPRIRGGPLERKTDYQFEQFHFHWGENDTVGSEDLINNQSYPAELHVVMRSLDYKDFQSALDKDHGIAVLAFFFKITAADNPNYGEFAELLDKISHKGQSAELAQPLPLNKFLEYDLVTYFTYTGSLTTPPCAEKVVWIDFYQPIDISEYQLNHFRLLTANDDHLKNNFRPTQPLNNRVVYFNDPGIPDIAKRDWGSIPFVDAENAAGRIACGWFAALLGLSLLVCAAQGHRFSGL, encoded by the exons ATGAACG TTGCCGTTGTCTTCGCTCAGGACTTTGGCTATGGCGGGCAGCATGGACCGGAGCATTGGGGTGACGATTATCAGCGCTGCAGCGGCAAGTTCCAGAGTCCGATTAACATCGATGTGCTGAATGTGACAAAGAAAAAGTTTCCCTATCCTGACTATTTCAATTTCGATGCTAAGCCCAAAAGCGTTAAGTTGACCAACAATGGACACACTGTGCTGGTCACCATGGACTTTGAGCCgggcaaggagccgcgaatcCGGGGTGGACCGCTGGAACGCAAAACCGACTACCAATTCGAACAGTTTCACTTTCATTGGGGCGAGAACGACACCGTTGGCAGCGAGGATCTGATAAACAACCAATCCTATCCCGCTGAGCTGCATGTGGTTATGCGCAGTCTGGATTACAAGGACTTTCAGAGTGCCCTGGATAAGGATCATGGCATTGCCGTGTTGGCATTCTTCTTCAAG ATTACAGCAGCGGATAATCCCAACTATGGCGAATTTGCGGAGCTGCTGGACAAGATAAGCCACAAGGGCCAATCCGCTGAATTGGCGCAACCTTTGCCGCTGAACAAGTTTTTGGAATATGATCTTGTTACCTATTTCACCTACACAGGCTCGTTGACAACACCGCCATGCGCCGAGAAGGTGGTCTGGATAGATTTCTATCAGCCCATCGACATATCAGAGTATCAG CTGAATCACTTTCGGCTATTGACGGCCAACGATGACCATCTGAAGAACAACTTTCGTCCGACCCAACCGCTCAACAATCGGGTCGTTTACTTTAACGATCCCGGCATACCCGACATTGCCAAACGGGATTGGGGCTCCATTCCGTTCGTGGACGCCGAAAATGCAGCCGGTCGCATCGCGTGTGGCTGGTTCGCCGCCCTGCTAGGCCTCAGCCTGCTGGTGTGCGCAGCTCAAGGACATCGTTTTAGTGGCCTTTAA